In the genome of Methanobrevibacter sp., the window TATGATAAGCTAACATCAATGGAGAGATATAAAAAAACAGGCATTCCTCCGTTGATTAAAGTAGGCAATTATGTTTTGGTATCGTCTGTATCTCCATTAATTAGAATGACCTATTTTTCAACAAAAACTGTATGTAAAACTTTAGAATTCCCATGCTTTGAAAAATTAACTCCTGATTTAGTTGAGGAATTTGATTTTAATAAGGATTTGGCCATTGAAACTTATGAGAAACTTTTAAGACTTATTCTCAAATCACCTTCAAGGGAAAATTTTGAAAGTGAGATAGTGAAAGATTATGCTCCACAAGTTGAGTTGGCTATGGAATATGCAGAAAAAGTATTTGGAAAAGATTTTCCACCTTATTGAAGACATTGATGGCTCCTGGGTAATTGGTGGTGAGAAACCATCAACATCTGGATTCATTATCTTATCAAATATTTTTCAAATAGCTTTCGCCGCATCCATTACGGCTGCCATTTCGTGTTTTGCAATCTGGGGTGCGTGGTGGTAGATTGCATTGGATATTCAATGAAATGAATCCAATTAATTATATCATATTAATTATATTTAAAACCATGCGTCAAGGCTTCCTTGAGATGAATTTAAATTTTTAAGTCTGTCAGATGCCTTTGAAACACGTTCTTCAGAAAAACCATGCTCGTAGCATAAAAATTCAATGAGTTTGTCCTTTTTTGGTTTTTCCCATTTGATTTTGTAGTCGGTGTTCACATTATGGTTTAGGAATAATTCTCTTACTTCATCCAAATCATGGCTTGATTGCTGTTGGAGTTCGGCTATTTTTTCTTTTAGTTGCCCTTTATGAGCTAATTTAAGTGCAGTTTTAGCGCCAACTCCTTTAAGGCCTTCGCAAAAATCAGTTCCAATTAAAATTCCCATGTCAATTAATTCCTCTCTGGTAATGTCCAGTTCTCTTAGCACCCTATTCAATTCGTAATATTCCAGATTTCCCAGATTTGAATTGATTGCCAGGTTTCTTACAACTCGTTTAGCTCCAAAAAGTAAACAGTCATAATCCTGGGAAGCCACTGCATATGCATCACCATTAGCCACCAGGTATGCGGCCTGGGCTTCTCCTTCTCCTTTAGCTTCAACATAGGGTATTCCCATCAATGTCAATAATTTTTTAGAAGATTCAATTATTTCGGGCGACAGTTTTGATGATCTCTTTGCGAATTTACGTGCTTTTTCTGTATCTCCTTTGGCTAAGGATTCTTTATATATCTTTTCTGCTTCGTCTCGCACTTCTCTTCTTTTTGCTTGTGTGTCACTTTTAAGCTCGGAAGACCTTCCATCAAAAACGTAAATTGGTTTGATGTCCTTTTCAACCATTGATGAGTTTCTGTATAAAATTCCACTTAAATGTGAGGTGATGTTTCCGTTTTCATCAGTTAGCGGTCGTCCATCTCTTTGCCTTATTGTGGATAAAAATTGATAAAGGGTATTAAATGCATCAATTGAAACTGCTCTTCCTTCAAGGTCTTTGAAATCAATTTTTTCAGGTTCGATTATGTCTTTTAGCTTAACACCCATGATATCACTATTCTTTGAAATAACTTATAGGATATACCTCTTTGGACCATATGACCACATTTTTCTTGTGTATCAGTATGTATTCACGCACTAACATGTCTTCGTTGGCGTGGAATAGGTTTAAAATTTTTGCGGATGGCTTTTCAAGATAAATGTCATTTACCTTTGTTATTGTTTCGATTTCATGTTCCAGTATTATTCTGCCGGTGGTTTGGTCTTCTTTAAGCAATTTTTCAATAACTGTATTGCTGCATCTGTCTTTTGGAATGTAAGATAGGCCGTAAACAAGAGGGCGGCCATGTTTATGAAGAATGACTTCTCTTAAATCTACTTCATCGCCTACATTTATTTGAAGTTTTTCAGCAATGTCTTCATCAGCTTTTTCCATGTGTTGGTCTAGTATGAATAGGTTAATGTCACCATATAAGACATCTAGAATTGTAACAACTGGCCCCTCTATTGATGAAAAAACTTTTTGCAATGTTGAAAGTTTTATATCGTTTTTCTCCTCTAACTCTTTTATTTTTTCTCTAACCACATTTGGTATGGTTTTAGGTTTGGAATTCATTTAAACACCTCTAAATTTCTGTAAAATGGCTTATTGGAAATATTTCTTTAATCCACATTAAAATTTCATCGCAATTGATGATTACATAGTCACGAGCTAACATGTCCTCATCAGTGCCGAATATTTCTTTTAGCCTGTCATTTGGCTTTTCAATGCATATATTTCTGATCTCTCTTCTTGATTCGATATCGTAATTTTTTAAAATCCTTCCGATTGGGATGTCTGCTCTAATTAAATCCGCACAAATATCATTGTTACATCTTGATAATGGAATGTGTGAGATTGCATATATCAAAGGGTTGCCGTCTTTGTGCATTATAACTTCCCTGAAATTGATTTGTTCGCCTTGACGAACATTTACTAATTTTGCCTGTTCCGCATTGGCATCTTCAAAATGTTGGTCCAGGGTTTTTAGAGTAATTTTACCATATAAAACATCTAAAATGGCCGTAATTGATCCATCAGTTGTTAGAAGGATTTTTTGGGTGTTTGAAAATGTTTCACCGTAATTTTTTTCAACGTCGTTTATTTTATCTATCAGTGCTTTGTTTGCTTCGTTTTTTTCTTGCGTCATTTAAATCATCTATAAATCTTTTGGATTTGTGATAACTCCTGTAATTGCTGAAGCAGCCACTACTTTTGAGTTAGATAAATATACTGAAGAATTAGGATCTCCCATTCTTCCTTTAAAGTTTCTATTTGTTGTGGATATGCATGATTCGTTTTCGGATAACACTCCCATATGTCCTCCAAGGCATGGTCCGCAACCTGGATTGCATATGATTGCTCCTGCATCTATAAATGTGTCAATGTAGCCTAAATGCATTGCTTGCTGGTATATCTCTCTTGAAGCGGGGAGTATTAATAGTCTGATATCATTATTAATCTTTTTGTCTTTTAATATTTCAGTGGCATCTTTTAAATCTGACAATCGTCCATTGGTACATGAACCAATTAAGCATTGGTCGATTGGAGTACCTTCGATTTCAGACATTGCCTTAACATTGTCAACATCGTTTGGGCATGCTATTTGGGGCTCCATATCTGTAATGTCAAAGTGCAATTCCTGTGAATAAACAGCATCAGTGTCTGATTTAACAACATTGAGTTCAGATTCTTTTTTGCCGGTTCTGGTGCAAATATAATTGATTACATCATGGTTTGGTTCCATTATTCCATTTTTTGCTCCCATTTCAATGGCCATATTGCACATGGTTGCTCTTCCTTCAACGCCCATGTTCTCTATTGTCGGTCCGCAAAACTCGGCGGTTTTGTAAGTGGCGCCGGCAATGCCGATTTCACCAATAATGTTCAGTATAATGTCTTTTGGAGCAATATATGGATTGATTTCACCTTCAACAGTCATTTTTATAGCTTCAGGAACCATGAACCAGGTTTTTCCGGTTGCCCAAACCATTGCAAGGTCTGTCGCTCCCATTCCGGTTGAAAATGCTCCAAAGGCACCATAGGTACAAGTATGTGAATCGGCGCCGACAATGACTTTTCCAGGTTCTACCAATCCCATTTCGGGGACTACCTGATGGCAAATTCCCTCGCCGTGAATATAATTTTTTGTGATATTTTGAGTTTTAATGAAGTTTCTGCACACCTTTTGAAATTCGGCGGAGCCAATTGTATTTGCCGGAACATTGTGGTCGAATATAATCGCAATCTTTTCCGGGTCCCATACATTGTCTGCTATTTTCTCAAAGGTCTTGATAGCAGGGGGGCTTGTTCCGTCATGGGACATTGCAAGGTCAACAGGTATTTCAATTATTTCTCCGGGTGTTACTTCATGACCTGCCTTTGATGATAGGATTTTTTCAGTAATGTTCATAATATGACCTTATCCTTTTGTATTTTTAACTATCTCTTTAAATACTTTATCGTTAATGTATTTTCCTTCTTCCCTTGATTTTTTAACCTGTTTTACAATTTCAATAAGCTCGTCATCAGTAACGTCTAATTCGCATTCATTTAATTTAGCCCTCACGGCTCTGCAACCGGAATGCTTGCCCAATACGAGCTGCCTTTTTTGACCGACCAATTCAGGGACATATGGCTCGTAGCATAACGGTTCTTCAATTACTGCATCAACGTGGATTCCGGATTCGTGTCTGAATACATTGTTTCCTACAACTGGCTTGTTGTATGGTATTGGAAGGCCGCTGGCCTTGGATACCATGTCTGATATCTCCTTTATGTATTTTGTTTTGAAACCATAATCCTTTCCGTATAATATCTTTAAAGCCATGACGAGTTCTTCCAGTGATGCGTTGCCCGCTCTTTCACCGAGTCCATTTACAGTGGTCGATATTCCTCCTGCACCTGCAAGCACTCCTGTAATTGAGTTGATGACAGCAAGGCCGAAGTCATTGTGGCAGTGAAGTGCAAGCATTACTTTTAAATCTTTTACAAGTTCTCTAACTAAATAGTCAATCCCTTGTGGAGTGATTGCGCCTGTAGTGTCTGCAATATGGACTCTATCGGCACCGCATTCTTCGGCTTTTGAGTATATTCTTTTTAAGAAATCAATATCTGTTCTTGTTGCATCCTCGGCAGAGAATGCTACATATAATCCATGATCTTTTGCATAATCCACAGCGGTTTCACAAAGGTTAATTGCATCCTGTCTTGTAATGTGCATTTTATGGTCTAAATGGATATCTGAAGTTCCAACGAAAGTGATAATTCCATCCACATCACAATCTAGGGCGGCGTCAATGTCTCCTGGCTTTGTCCTGGTTAAAGCAATGATGTCTGCATCCAATCCTTCAGAGGCTATTGCTTTAACGGTTTCCTTTTCTTTTTCTGAAACTATTGGAAAACCGGCCTCAATCTGATGGATTTTAAATTTATCAAGCTTTCTGGCTATTTCTAGTTTCTCTTCAAAGCTAAAACAAACTCCTGGTGTTTGTTCCCCATCTCTTAATGTTGTATCATATATTATTAAATCATCTGGGAATTTTAGTTCGGATTCTTTATTGTAATGGCTTATAAAGTATTGCAAGATATCACTTCAATAAAATTAATATTAATAATTATATAATATTATTATTTATTTATTATTATAACTTTTCTAAAAGTTCCAAATATGATGTTCTTTCAAATCCATCTGTGATGCCTAATTTTTCAAATAATTTGAATATTGACTCTTGAGCTTCACTGTAGTCTTTTCCGTCATCTAAAGCTATTTCTATTTCCATATAAGGGTCAAGACCTTCAACATCGTCTAGTGATATTTCAAAATTTTGGTATGAGAAATATTGGCGGTCTTTTCTCACTGTTCTGACTTTTTCAAATCCGAGGGCTTCAAATATCTCGCTGCATTGACTGCTATTGGCGATTCCCATCTCGATTTCCTTTCTGGTTTTTGATTTTGCATCGATTTTGGGGCCCTTGTATGTTATGAAAATATTGGTTTCATTGTTTTGTTTTGTAGTTCTTATTCTCAAGGCCTCATCAGTCTCTGCAAAATCGACGACTGGGCTGTTAAAGTAGATGTCCTCTTGAAATTCATCTTTGGTTTTTACAGCACCAATTTGGGAGAGTTTGTCCTCAATTTCTTTAAAACTATTTATTTTAGCTTTGACTTCAACTTCTATCATATTATATTATTATGTTGCAGTTGATTGTTATAGGTATCTCATCAACAGTATTGTGTTGTAGATGAATGTTGTTAAAAGTGGTGTCCTTATTTGTTTTTTAGATATTATTATTAAAAAGGGGTAACATTTATAAATGAGTATTATCAATATGATGTTTTTAAATTCATTTATAAATAAAAACCTATTTTGAGAAATTTAAAATTTCTAATTTTTTTCAAAATTTCTTTATATGCTTTATATAAACATACCTTTATATACTATTTAAATTAAATATTTTATTAGTAAAAATTTAAAGGACTTTTTTGTTTTCTTAAATTTTACTCACTACTTTTAATAACTTATGGAGGTTTTAAATTGACCGATGTTGATATAAAAATTGAAAACATTGTTGCTTCTGCAAGCATTGGTAAAGACATAGTTCTTACTGAAGTGTCTCAAGCTTTGGAAGGGGTTAATTTTAATCGTGAACAGTTTCCGGGACTAGTTTTTAAACTTAAAGATCCTAAAACCGCAGCATTAATTTTTAGCTCTGGTAAGCTTGTTTGTACTGGAGCAAAATCTATAGATGATTCTAAATTAGCAATCAAGAAAACTGTAGATTTAATGAGGACTGTCGACACTGACATTCCCGAAGAATTTGAAATTAAAATTCAAAACATCGTGGCTTCTGCAAACTTAGAATCCACATTAAACTTGGAAGCTGTAGCTTTAGAACTTGAGGATACAGAATATGAACCTGAACAATTCCCAGGTTTAGTATACAGATTATCTGATCCTAAAGTTGTTTTATTATTATTTGGTTCTGGTAAAGTTGTCTGTACCGGAGCTAAAACCCGTAGTGACGCTAAATTAGGCGTCGAAAGAGCTTACGATAGATTAAGTGAGCTAGATTTAATATAATTTGGTGGTATTATTGATTAAACTTGTAGTATTTGACTTAGATAATGTTATAATTGATGGTGAAGCAATAGATGAGATAGGAAAATTAGCAAATGTTGAAGATGACATAGCTGAAATTACTGAAAAAGCTATGCAAGGTGAAATAGACTTTGAAACTTCTATTAAAGACAGAGTACAACTTCTCGAAGGAACTTCCATTGAAGATATCGAGAAAGTGGCTGATGATCTTCCTTTAATGGCTGGTGCAGAAAAAACCATCAATTGTTTAAAAGAAAAAGATGTTGATGTAGCTAT includes:
- a CDS encoding TATA-box-binding protein; amino-acid sequence: MTDVDIKIENIVASASIGKDIVLTEVSQALEGVNFNREQFPGLVFKLKDPKTAALIFSSGKLVCTGAKSIDDSKLAIKKTVDLMRTVDTDIPEEFEIKIQNIVASANLESTLNLEAVALELEDTEYEPEQFPGLVYRLSDPKVVLLLFGSGKVVCTGAKTRSDAKLGVERAYDRLSELDLI
- a CDS encoding chorismate lyase; the protein is MTQEKNEANKALIDKINDVEKNYGETFSNTQKILLTTDGSITAILDVLYGKITLKTLDQHFEDANAEQAKLVNVRQGEQINFREVIMHKDGNPLIYAISHIPLSRCNNDICADLIRADIPIGRILKNYDIESRREIRNICIEKPNDRLKEIFGTDEDMLARDYVIINCDEILMWIKEIFPISHFTEI
- the hacA gene encoding homoaconitase large subunit, whose translation is MNITEKILSSKAGHEVTPGEIIEIPVDLAMSHDGTSPPAIKTFEKIADNVWDPEKIAIIFDHNVPANTIGSAEFQKVCRNFIKTQNITKNYIHGEGICHQVVPEMGLVEPGKVIVGADSHTCTYGAFGAFSTGMGATDLAMVWATGKTWFMVPEAIKMTVEGEINPYIAPKDIILNIIGEIGIAGATYKTAEFCGPTIENMGVEGRATMCNMAIEMGAKNGIMEPNHDVINYICTRTGKKESELNVVKSDTDAVYSQELHFDITDMEPQIACPNDVDNVKAMSEIEGTPIDQCLIGSCTNGRLSDLKDATEILKDKKINNDIRLLILPASREIYQQAMHLGYIDTFIDAGAIICNPGCGPCLGGHMGVLSENESCISTTNRNFKGRMGDPNSSVYLSNSKVVAASAITGVITNPKDL
- a CDS encoding DUF2119 domain-containing protein — protein: MSYFRYIDNGNGPTKLFIGGVHGNEGATSLKFIERIKIEDLSPGQFYFYNFDKTPYISTIKKEYYDSPLGQRILDLIEHFEPDFYTELHCYDLKNYDKLTSMERYKKTGIPPLIKVGNYVLVSSVSPLIRMTYFSTKTVCKTLEFPCFEKLTPDLVEEFDFNKDLAIETYEKLLRLILKSPSRENFESEIVKDYAPQVELAMEYAEKVFGKDFPPY
- the fen gene encoding flap endonuclease-1 → MGVKLKDIIEPEKIDFKDLEGRAVSIDAFNTLYQFLSTIRQRDGRPLTDENGNITSHLSGILYRNSSMVEKDIKPIYVFDGRSSELKSDTQAKRREVRDEAEKIYKESLAKGDTEKARKFAKRSSKLSPEIIESSKKLLTLMGIPYVEAKGEGEAQAAYLVANGDAYAVASQDYDCLLFGAKRVVRNLAINSNLGNLEYYELNRVLRELDITREELIDMGILIGTDFCEGLKGVGAKTALKLAHKGQLKEKIAELQQQSSHDLDEVRELFLNHNVNTDYKIKWEKPKKDKLIEFLCYEHGFSEERVSKASDRLKNLNSSQGSLDAWF
- a CDS encoding chorismate pyruvate-lyase family protein; its protein translation is MNSKPKTIPNVVREKIKELEEKNDIKLSTLQKVFSSIEGPVVTILDVLYGDINLFILDQHMEKADEDIAEKLQINVGDEVDLREVILHKHGRPLVYGLSYIPKDRCSNTVIEKLLKEDQTTGRIILEHEIETITKVNDIYLEKPSAKILNLFHANEDMLVREYILIHKKNVVIWSKEVYPISYFKE
- the cyaB gene encoding class IV adenylate cyclase encodes the protein MIEVEVKAKINSFKEIEDKLSQIGAVKTKDEFQEDIYFNSPVVDFAETDEALRIRTTKQNNETNIFITYKGPKIDAKSKTRKEIEMGIANSSQCSEIFEALGFEKVRTVRKDRQYFSYQNFEISLDDVEGLDPYMEIEIALDDGKDYSEAQESIFKLFEKLGITDGFERTSYLELLEKL
- a CDS encoding homocitrate synthase family protein translates to MQYFISHYNKESELKFPDDLIIYDTTLRDGEQTPGVCFSFEEKLEIARKLDKFKIHQIEAGFPIVSEKEKETVKAIASEGLDADIIALTRTKPGDIDAALDCDVDGIITFVGTSDIHLDHKMHITRQDAINLCETAVDYAKDHGLYVAFSAEDATRTDIDFLKRIYSKAEECGADRVHIADTTGAITPQGIDYLVRELVKDLKVMLALHCHNDFGLAVINSITGVLAGAGGISTTVNGLGERAGNASLEELVMALKILYGKDYGFKTKYIKEISDMVSKASGLPIPYNKPVVGNNVFRHESGIHVDAVIEEPLCYEPYVPELVGQKRQLVLGKHSGCRAVRAKLNECELDVTDDELIEIVKQVKKSREEGKYINDKVFKEIVKNTKG